In Candidatus Methylomirabilota bacterium, the following are encoded in one genomic region:
- a CDS encoding transposase, with translation MFYGLDVHKRGIQVCAMDEAGHVQREFQIEATPEAIDRFAAPLGPADAVVLEATFHTWAILARLVGRAGRVVMANPLAVKAIAYARIKTDTIDARTLAHLLRADLVPEVAMPDEATWELRQLTAHRQFLGKRLVAVKNTLRGALNKRLLVCPMPTCSMR, from the coding sequence GTGTTTTACGGATTGGATGTCCACAAGCGGGGAATCCAGGTATGTGCGATGGACGAGGCGGGGCACGTCCAGCGGGAGTTCCAGATCGAGGCGACGCCGGAGGCGATCGACCGATTTGCGGCGCCGCTGGGGCCGGCGGACGCGGTCGTGCTGGAGGCGACCTTTCACACGTGGGCGATCTTGGCCCGACTGGTCGGGCGGGCGGGGCGCGTGGTGATGGCGAATCCGCTGGCGGTCAAGGCGATCGCCTACGCCCGGATCAAGACGGACACGATCGATGCCCGGACGCTGGCCCACCTGCTGCGGGCCGATCTGGTGCCCGAGGTGGCGATGCCGGACGAGGCGACGTGGGAGCTGCGGCAACTGACGGCCCACCGGCAGTTTCTGGGCAAGCGCCTGGTCGCGGTGAAGAACACGCTGCGTGGGGCGCTGAACAAGCGGTTGCTCGTCTGCCCCATGCCGACCTGTTCAATGCGGTAG
- a CDS encoding SDR family oxidoreductase has translation MLDLGLGGKVAIITGGSEGLGRAAAQKLAAEGARVAICARRPDVLERTAAAIRAAGGQVLARSVDVTQADQIAKFVAEVVREWGGVDILLNNAGTSAAASFEAVDDAAWHHDLELKLFSAVRCCRLCIPHMKKRGGGRIINITNLGAKTPAARGLPTSVSRAAGINLTKSLANEYASDKILVNTICIGLVKSAQWERRATGDLDAFYKDVAKRVPLGRVGEASEFADLVAFLVSERAAFITGTAINFDGGMASVV, from the coding sequence ATGCTCGATCTCGGACTCGGCGGCAAGGTGGCCATCATCACGGGCGGCAGCGAAGGGCTCGGGCGCGCGGCCGCCCAGAAGCTCGCCGCCGAAGGGGCGCGCGTGGCCATCTGCGCGCGGCGCCCCGACGTGCTCGAGCGCACTGCAGCGGCCATACGCGCGGCGGGCGGGCAGGTGCTGGCGCGCTCGGTCGATGTCACCCAGGCGGATCAGATCGCGAAATTCGTTGCCGAGGTCGTGCGCGAGTGGGGTGGAGTGGACATCCTCCTCAACAACGCCGGCACCTCGGCCGCCGCCTCCTTCGAGGCCGTGGACGACGCCGCCTGGCACCACGACTTGGAGCTCAAGTTGTTCTCGGCCGTGCGCTGCTGCCGGCTCTGCATACCACACATGAAGAAGCGGGGCGGCGGGCGCATCATCAACATCACCAACCTGGGCGCGAAGACCCCGGCCGCCCGCGGGCTGCCGACCAGCGTCTCTCGCGCGGCCGGGATCAACCTGACCAAGTCCCTCGCCAACGAGTACGCGTCGGACAAGATCCTCGTGAATACGATCTGCATCGGGCTGGTCAAGAGCGCCCAGTGGGAGCGCCGCGCCACGGGCGACCTCGACGCCTTCTACAAGGACGTCGCCAAGCGCGTGCCCCTCGGGCGCGTCGGCGAGGCGTCCGAGTTCGCCGACCTCGTCGCCTTCCTGGTCTCCGAGCGCGCCGCCTTCATCACCGGCACGGCCATCAACTTCGACGGCGGCATGGCGAGCGTGGTCTAA
- a CDS encoding cache domain-containing protein, which produces MKLRLTFGIFPKLLLTMLVVTLIPLGAIWYLDYRAESESLSRQIEQRLSSQADTMVGYVDAWVDMNVRMLRQNAALDDISSMDAKKQKPLLRAIVAEYKWVYLAFTIAPDGNNIGRNDEEAPRFYGDRGYFKQAIEGRQVGQEVVISRTTGQPAAILSVPVWRLDKVVGVLAAGTSVTDVSTTITNVKIGQSGFVFLVDDQGKVIAHPSARDSLKAHPAVAGLGAEPKKQIIFAEASGKRVIAVAEKTKFGWTLVAQQDYDEAYGPLALANRNALILLGITVLFVLLVSYALASRLTQPIRRLTQIADGISRGNLGAGIAETKRSDEIGSLARAIERLRASVKLAMERLGTR; this is translated from the coding sequence ATGAAGCTGCGGCTGACTTTCGGCATCTTTCCCAAGCTCCTGCTGACCATGCTTGTGGTGACGCTGATCCCGCTGGGCGCCATCTGGTACCTCGACTACCGCGCCGAATCGGAGAGCCTCTCGCGTCAGATCGAGCAGCGCCTGAGCAGCCAGGCCGACACCATGGTCGGTTACGTGGATGCGTGGGTGGACATGAACGTGCGCATGCTGCGACAGAACGCTGCCCTCGACGACATATCCTCGATGGACGCGAAGAAGCAGAAGCCGCTCCTGCGCGCCATCGTTGCCGAGTACAAGTGGGTCTACCTCGCCTTCACCATCGCCCCCGACGGCAATAACATCGGGCGGAACGACGAGGAGGCGCCGCGCTTCTACGGCGACCGGGGCTACTTCAAGCAGGCCATCGAGGGGCGCCAGGTGGGCCAGGAGGTCGTCATCAGCCGCACCACGGGACAGCCCGCCGCCATCCTCTCGGTGCCGGTCTGGCGGCTCGACAAGGTCGTGGGCGTGCTCGCGGCGGGCACGAGCGTCACCGACGTCAGCACCACCATCACCAACGTGAAGATCGGCCAAAGCGGCTTCGTCTTCCTCGTGGACGACCAGGGCAAGGTCATCGCGCACCCGAGCGCGCGCGACAGTCTCAAGGCCCACCCCGCCGTCGCGGGGCTGGGCGCAGAGCCCAAGAAGCAGATCATCTTCGCGGAAGCCTCGGGCAAGCGGGTCATCGCCGTCGCCGAGAAGACGAAGTTCGGCTGGACGCTCGTCGCCCAGCAGGACTACGACGAAGCCTACGGGCCGCTCGCCCTGGCCAACCGCAACGCGCTGATCCTGCTCGGCATCACGGTGCTCTTCGTTCTCCTGGTCTCCTACGCGCTGGCCAGCAGGCTGACCCAGCCCATCCGCAGGCTGACGCAGATCGCCGACGGGATCAGCCGCGGCAACCTGGGCGCCGGCATCGCCGAGACGAAGCGCTCGGACGAGATCGGCAGCCTCGCGCGCGCCATCGAGCGGCTGCGGGCGAGCGTCAAGCTGGCCATGGAGCGGCTCGGCACCCGGTAG